A part of Rhodamnia argentea isolate NSW1041297 chromosome 8, ASM2092103v1, whole genome shotgun sequence genomic DNA contains:
- the LOC115744790 gene encoding RING-H2 finger protein ATL3-like, producing MGDITKLDDSEAVALTGKIMLIAVTLLFIVVLFVLLLHLYAKWFWGRVEEASSAAAAAPPPRRRRSRRFVFAPGQDPTVAVRTGLDPKVLLALPVVVFNPQEFKEGLECAVCLSELVQGERARILTECSHGFHVDCIDMWFQSHSTCPLCRKWVGLGSDCSKTIDIDDDLEEENSDSQPVEGNLSGGMHPTESPNFPTNVLFWGNEMQVSSGNACLEEGGSSSSSATSQSSSSSAALAIARPAMVVIDMPRQIQMTENPLAPSSSANRVTDDDLKSPVPTRLRSLKRLLSRDRRVVPCSANSLDVE from the coding sequence ATGGGAGACATCACGAAACTGGATGACTCTGAAGCAGTTGCATTGACAGGCAAGATCATGTTGATTGCGGTGACACTTCTCTTCATAGTAGTCCTCTTTGTTCTCCTCCTCCATTTATACGCCAAATGGTTCTGGGGGCGCGTCGAAGAGGCCTcctcggccgccgccgccgctccgcccccgcgccgccgccgcagccgaCGGTTCGTCTTCGCCCCCGGCCAGGACCCCACGGTGGCTGTCCGTACGGGGCTCGATCCGAAGGTCCTGCTCGCTCTGCCGGTGGTGGTGTTCAATCCCCAGGAGTTCAAGGAGGGTCTTGAATGTGCTGTTTGCCTCTCTGAACTGGTTCAGGGAGAGAGAGCTAGGATCTTGACTGAATGCAGTCACGGGTTTCATGTGGATTGCATTGACATGTGGTTCCAATCACATTCCACTTGCCCTCTTTGTAGGAAATGGGTTGGTCTCGGTTCAGATTGTTCGAAGACCATCGACATCGATGATGatttggaagaagaaaatagtGACAGTCAACCCGTGGAAGGGAATTTATCTGGTGGGATGCACCCCACTGAATCACCAAACTTTCCCACAAATGTGTTGTTTTGGGGTAATGAAATGCAGGTTAGCTCTGGGAATGCTTGTCTAGAAGAaggtggttcttcttcttcttcagctacTTCTCAGTCTTCATCATCCTCTGCAGCACTCGCTATTGCTAGGCCTGCGATGGTCGTTATTGACATGCCAAGGCAGATTCAGATGACGGAGAATCCCTTGGCTCCTTCGTCTTCAGCAAACCGGGTTACCGATGATGATCTGAAGTCCCCAGTTCCTACAAGACTGAGGTCATTGAAGAGGCTCTTGAGTAGGGATCGAAGAGTTGTTCC
- the LOC115744780 gene encoding uncharacterized protein LOC115744780 isoform X1: MLFGRSETARSCGFWLNERPSMPLLEIVTAQPNFHNHLGALGAQAFVHGRLFSSSFTFGNDKKLASWKLSNAPKKIHVEQHPPKFVVKAVATLERMCSVLNEDVRLSRESSQVATGSSSSGARHGPSEEDEMELDEREKLRRMRISKANKGNTPWNKGKKHSAETLQRIRERTRLAMQNPKVKMKLINLGHAQSEKTRMKIGAGVRMGWQRRREKLMVQETCYHEWQNLIAEASRIGYVGEEALQWDSYDMLNEQLEREWLESVEQRKKMPRLKGSKRAPKSPEQRRKIAQAIAAKWADPEYRERVCSGLAKYYGTPVGVERKPRKRPAGTGSTRPNKRNPAQRKSNAMDNTPRQDPQSQIQKLRLKRRKTPLFKDPLASSKLEMIKSIRARRTAQETNKAEAIERARLLIAEAERAAKALEVAAVKSPIARASLAETRKLIAEAIHLIESIGTGSIPSTDNGSYPSAAIPDLTNHIEEETGTVSWNRQNQRKVNGSQVKTWENSDVDFDFGGFSLPDMLDEEGELNPVDLGFVPLDWEGPMEVEGRMGDSGERHDILESNGLVKGNSRSLPNGTKTHVQPMGSETSSNPIAATKKWVRGRLVEVDD; the protein is encoded by the exons ATGCTGTTTGGAAGGTCTGAAACTGCTCGGAGTTGTGGCTTTTGGCTGAATGAGCGCCCATCCATGCCTTTATTAG AAATTGTCACTGCACAGCCTAACTTCCATAATCATCTGGGTGCACTTGGGGCTCAAGCCTTTGTTCACGGTAGATTGTTCTCTAGTTCGTTTACTTTTGGGAATGATAAAAAGCTTGCCTCATGGAAACTGTCTAACGCGCCTAAAAAGATTCACGTCGAGCAGCATCCACCTAAGTTTGTGGTTAAGGCAGTTGCCACCCTAGAGCGCATGTGCTCGGTTCTGAATGAAGATGTGCGCTTATCTCGCGAAAGCTCACAGGTGGCTACAGGTTCGAGTTCCTCAGGGGCCCGGCATGGGCCGTCTGAGGAAGATGAAATGGAATTGGACGAAAGAGAAAAGCTGAGGCGGATGAGAATTTCTAAGGCAAATAAGGGGAACACTCCATGGAACAAAGGCAAGAAACACAGTGCAG AAACCCTGCAACGAATCAGAGAGAGAACAAGACTAGCAATGCAGAATCCTAAG GTCAAGATGAAGTTGATTAACCTCGGACATGCACAGAG TGAGAAAACGAGAATGAAAATTGGTGCTGGAGTTCGAATGGGGTGGCAAAGGCGCAGGGAAAAGTTGATGGTGCAGGAGACATGCTATCATGAATGGCAGAACTTGATTGCAGAAGCATCTAGAATCGGTTATGTGGGTGAGGAGGCGTTGCAGTGGGATTCGTATGACATGTTGAATGAACAGCTTGAGCGTGAGTGGTTGGAGAGCGTTGAGCAGCGGAAAAAGATGCCTAGGCTAAAGGGTAGCAAGAGAGCTCCAAAGTCGCCAGAGCAAAGAAGAAAGATTGCACAAGCAATTGCAGCAAAATGGGCAGATCCT GAATACCGTGAACGAGTCTGTTCTGGCCTGGCCAAGTATTATGGAACACCAGTTGGAGTTGAAAGAAAGCCAAGGAAAAGGCCAGCCGGCACCGGCAGTACACGACCAAACAAAAGGAACCCAGCTCAGAGAAAATCCAATGCCATGGACAACACTCCCAGACAAGATCCTCAGAGCCAAATCCAAAAACTGAGGCTGAAGAGAAGGAAAACTcctctctttaaggatcctttgGCAAGTTCTAAGTTGGAGATGATAAAGAGTATCAGGGCACGCAGAACGGCTCAAGAAACAAACAAGGCAGAAGCCATAGAACGGGCAAG GCTATTGATTGCCGAAGCTGAAAGGGCAGCCAAAGCATTGGAGGTTGCTGCGGTGAAGAGTCCCATTGCTAGAGCTTCCCTTGCAGAAACCAGAAAGCTTATAGCTGAAGCCATTCACTTGATCGAGTCGATAGGAACAGGATCTATCCCTTCCACTGACAATGGGTCATACCCTTCAGCCGCCATACCAGATCTGACCAATCATATCGAGGAGGAAACAGGTACAGTCTCCTGGAATCGACAGAACCAGAGGAAAGTCAATGGAAGCCAAGTGAAGACATGGGAGAACAGTGATGTGGACTTCGATTTCGGAGGATTCAGCTTGCCAGATATGCTGGATGAAGAAGGTGAACTTAACCCTGTCGACTTGGGTTTCGTTCCACTCGATTGGGAAGGTCCAATGGAAGTGGAAGGTCGGATGGGCGATTCGGGGGAGCGACATGACATACTGGAATCAAATGGCCTTGTAAAAGGCAACAGCAGATCTTTACCAAACGGAACCAAAACTCATGTTCAACCAATGGGAAGCGAAACAAGCTCTAACCCCATCGCAGCGACAAAGAAATGGGTACGTGGTAGGCTCGTGGAAGTGGATGACTGA
- the LOC115744780 gene encoding uncharacterized protein LOC115744780 isoform X2 codes for MELDEREKLRRMRISKANKGNTPWNKGKKHSAETLQRIRERTRLAMQNPKVKMKLINLGHAQSEKTRMKIGAGVRMGWQRRREKLMVQETCYHEWQNLIAEASRIGYVGEEALQWDSYDMLNEQLEREWLESVEQRKKMPRLKGSKRAPKSPEQRRKIAQAIAAKWADPEYRERVCSGLAKYYGTPVGVERKPRKRPAGTGSTRPNKRNPAQRKSNAMDNTPRQDPQSQIQKLRLKRRKTPLFKDPLASSKLEMIKSIRARRTAQETNKAEAIERARLLIAEAERAAKALEVAAVKSPIARASLAETRKLIAEAIHLIESIGTGSIPSTDNGSYPSAAIPDLTNHIEEETGTVSWNRQNQRKVNGSQVKTWENSDVDFDFGGFSLPDMLDEEGELNPVDLGFVPLDWEGPMEVEGRMGDSGERHDILESNGLVKGNSRSLPNGTKTHVQPMGSETSSNPIAATKKWVRGRLVEVDD; via the exons ATGGAATTGGACGAAAGAGAAAAGCTGAGGCGGATGAGAATTTCTAAGGCAAATAAGGGGAACACTCCATGGAACAAAGGCAAGAAACACAGTGCAG AAACCCTGCAACGAATCAGAGAGAGAACAAGACTAGCAATGCAGAATCCTAAG GTCAAGATGAAGTTGATTAACCTCGGACATGCACAGAG TGAGAAAACGAGAATGAAAATTGGTGCTGGAGTTCGAATGGGGTGGCAAAGGCGCAGGGAAAAGTTGATGGTGCAGGAGACATGCTATCATGAATGGCAGAACTTGATTGCAGAAGCATCTAGAATCGGTTATGTGGGTGAGGAGGCGTTGCAGTGGGATTCGTATGACATGTTGAATGAACAGCTTGAGCGTGAGTGGTTGGAGAGCGTTGAGCAGCGGAAAAAGATGCCTAGGCTAAAGGGTAGCAAGAGAGCTCCAAAGTCGCCAGAGCAAAGAAGAAAGATTGCACAAGCAATTGCAGCAAAATGGGCAGATCCT GAATACCGTGAACGAGTCTGTTCTGGCCTGGCCAAGTATTATGGAACACCAGTTGGAGTTGAAAGAAAGCCAAGGAAAAGGCCAGCCGGCACCGGCAGTACACGACCAAACAAAAGGAACCCAGCTCAGAGAAAATCCAATGCCATGGACAACACTCCCAGACAAGATCCTCAGAGCCAAATCCAAAAACTGAGGCTGAAGAGAAGGAAAACTcctctctttaaggatcctttgGCAAGTTCTAAGTTGGAGATGATAAAGAGTATCAGGGCACGCAGAACGGCTCAAGAAACAAACAAGGCAGAAGCCATAGAACGGGCAAG GCTATTGATTGCCGAAGCTGAAAGGGCAGCCAAAGCATTGGAGGTTGCTGCGGTGAAGAGTCCCATTGCTAGAGCTTCCCTTGCAGAAACCAGAAAGCTTATAGCTGAAGCCATTCACTTGATCGAGTCGATAGGAACAGGATCTATCCCTTCCACTGACAATGGGTCATACCCTTCAGCCGCCATACCAGATCTGACCAATCATATCGAGGAGGAAACAGGTACAGTCTCCTGGAATCGACAGAACCAGAGGAAAGTCAATGGAAGCCAAGTGAAGACATGGGAGAACAGTGATGTGGACTTCGATTTCGGAGGATTCAGCTTGCCAGATATGCTGGATGAAGAAGGTGAACTTAACCCTGTCGACTTGGGTTTCGTTCCACTCGATTGGGAAGGTCCAATGGAAGTGGAAGGTCGGATGGGCGATTCGGGGGAGCGACATGACATACTGGAATCAAATGGCCTTGTAAAAGGCAACAGCAGATCTTTACCAAACGGAACCAAAACTCATGTTCAACCAATGGGAAGCGAAACAAGCTCTAACCCCATCGCAGCGACAAAGAAATGGGTACGTGGTAGGCTCGTGGAAGTGGATGACTGA